In the genome of Candidatus Electrothrix rattekaaiensis, the window TTTAGCAATCAAGTGGTTACAGAAAAGATAAAACTTTGTCGTCTTCATAGAACGATCACCAATCCCAACATCTTAACCAATAAATTTAATTATATATCAAGCACCCGTCAACACGGGCTGATACAATCTACAATCATAAATAATATTGTGGAGGACCGTATGTATTTACACGTTACCATTTCAGCTGCTGTTCTTCTTTATTTCAGCATGTTGCCTTTTTCAGCGGCTCATGCGCTTGCTGAACATCTTGAGACTCAAATGGCCGGGAACTATTGCACTATTCCCTTGCCAGACCCGAAACAACTCTCCGAAGATGAAAAAGAATGGTTTACAACCTTTCAGGAAGGCACTTTCTATGTTCAGGGTTGGAAAGAGATCACTTCGGAAATTCTTGGGAAAATACAACAAGAAAACAAGAGGGAAGAACTGCAACGTTCCTTGAATTACCTCGGAATACGGATTGGTTGCGAGTGGAGCAAGAATAACGACGTCAGAAAAATCAATACGGATATGTTGGAGCAATGGGGATCTGAATTACAAAAGGCCGCAGAGGACAACCCAGATAAACTGCCGATTGTGATTGCGGATATCCGACAAAAGGTGTTTGAGCTTGTGGAATAGCTGCTGGGCTGCTGGTTTTCTCCACGAAAATCTACAAAAAAAATGAGGGTGCTTCATCAAACATGGTGCCTATAATTTGACCGAAAAAAACCAAGAAAACAAACTGGTGGACAAAATCGGTGCTCCGCTGATATTGACTGCACACACAGAGCGGTCAGCGGAAAGAGACCAGGAAGACAGCGAATTTATACCTGTCATTATTAAACGAACCGATGAAGGAGCTAGGCATCCTGATGATATTCTGGAAAAAGCCATTACAGAAGGCATGGAACAGATTCAGCGGCCTTTTCTCTCCCTGGCCCTTTCCTCTGTAGCGGCAGCTCTTATTCTCAGTTTTTCGGTCATGGCGGTTGCTGTCATGTCCACCCTGATGATTGACCTGCAACAGCCCCTGCTCGTCCGAGTGGCAATGGCTCTGGTCTACCCGCTGGGCTTCATTATCTGTATTATGAGCGGGACAGAACTCTTTACCGAGCATACGGCAACAGCAGTCTATCCTGTCCTTGAAGGCAAGGCAGGCTGTCGCCAGCTGCTTCGACTCTGGTCGATTGTCATTCTGGGAAATATTGTCGGTGCCATTGTCGGCGCACTTCTTCTCACCGGCACAGACCAAGTGATCCAGGCGGAAAAAGGGTATATTCTCATCGCGCATCATCTTGTCCAATACGGTAATCTCGCGCTCCTGTTCAGTGCCGTCTTGGCTGGCTGGCTGATGGCCCTGGGAGGATGGCTGGTCCTGGCTACCACACCGGCCTTGAGCCAGATTGTCTGTATCTACATGGTCACCTTTCTTATCGGACTCGGCGGACTCCACCATTCTATTGCCGGATCTGTTGAAATGTTTACCGCACTCTTTATTTCCGATCAGTTTTCCCTGTTGCAAGGCATACGTTTTATCGGTCTTGCCATGCTGGGAAACCTCATCGGCGGCAGTTTTTTTGTGGCCACCCTTAATTACGGCCATATCCGAAAGACGCAGGAAATTTCATAACGCAGCAGAACGGAGAAGAATATGGCTGAAATTATTATTGATACCTATCAGTGCAGTGGCTGCGAGACTTGCGCGGAAATGTGCCCGGATGTCTTTCGCATAGACGAAGTCACTGAAAAGGCAGCCTTAGTGAGTGTCTCGCCCCAAGTTACCGATGCTGTTCGTCAGGTAGCGGCTTTTTGCCCGGAAAAATGTATTGAAATTTTGGAATGACTTTTGTCGGCATTTTTGCCTATAATCTGTTCATAATCCTTTTGTACTCCTTTTCCAGGCAGCTCAGAGGAATGAAGCTTGTCCGACCTTTGGGCCGGAAGAGCACATTGAAGCAAAGCAGGGTATCCGCCCCAGCACCACGCAATAACCCGCAATAATCGACAAATAATCCGCAGGAATCCTCTCATCACATATGAATTCATTACTCTCTTTTATTCTTGTCCTCGGCGTTCTGATCTTTGTTCATGAACTCGGGCATTTTCTCCTTGCCAAACTCTTCGGAGTCCGAGTGCTGAAATTCTCCCTGGGCTTTGGTAATAAGCTGATCAGCAAAAAATGGGGCGACACCGAATACATGATTTCCGCCTTTCCTCTGGGCGGTTATGTAAAGATGTTCGGCGAGCAACCGGATGAAAAGATTGCCGAAGAAGAACAGGCTGTTTCCTTTACCCATAAAACCGTGTGGCAACGTTTCGGCATTGTTCTTGCCGGACCTCTCTTTAATCTTTTTTTTGCCGTGTTTCTTTTTTGGCTCATGTTCACCTTTGCTGGTCTACCGGATTTTGTAGAATCAGGCCTTATCGGTAAAGTCTCCCCTGGCTCGGTTGCTGAAAAAGCAGGTTTGCAAGATGGCGATCTCATCTTATCCATTGATGATCAAAAGATCACGACCTGGACCCAGGTTTCTGATTCGATCAGGGATTCAGGAGGCAAGGAGGTGCAGATTGTTGTTCAGCGAGAGCAGAAAACCCTGACCATCGCGGCAACACCTGCTATGGATAAGGTGAAAAATCTCTTTGGCGAAGAGGTCGGTGAACGCTATCTCTTGGGAATCAGTCGCTCGGAACAGCTGGAGTACAAAAAAACCTCTTTTTTTGAAGCGATCAAATACGCGTTTCTTCAGACGTGGAATCTCATCGTGCTGACCCTCTTGGGGATCGTCAAAATTATTCAGCAGGTCGTTCCTGCATCTGAGCTGGGCGGACCCATCCGCATTGCGGAACTTGCAGGCGAGCAATGGGAGGCTGGCCTGATGCAGTTGCTTCATTTTACCGGCCTGCTTTCTATTAATTTGGGCGTGCTCAATCTTCTTCCGATCCCGGTGCTGGACGGCGGACATCTTGTTTTTCTCAGCATCGAGGCGGTTCGAGGGAAACCGCTTAGTGAGCAGGCCGTGATCTGGGCCCAAAAAGTCGGCATTGCATTGCTTGGTTCCTTGATGATCTTTGTCTTTTATAATGACATCGCTCGACTTGTCCGGCAATGGCTGGCCGGTTGAGCAGCCCTTTTTTAGCCCATGATAGCGAGTAAGCACTGTGCTTAATAATCCCCTTATATTGTCTCTTGAAACCGCCACCGGCTGCGGCAGTGTAGCCCTGACCAAGGGCGGCCTCAACAAGGGCAAGCTCCTTGCCGAGGCCACAGCCCAACCAGAGGTTACCCATTCCCGGCGACTCCTCGGTTCAGTCGATTGGGTTATGCAGGCAGCTGGAGTAAGCTGGGATGAGCTGGATGGAATCGCCATCAGTCTCGGCCCCGGCTCCTTTACGGGATTGCGGATCGGTATGGCAGCGGCAAAAGGTATTGTCTTTGCCGCTCAAAAACCGCTTATCGGGGTGCAGACCCTGGATGCCATCGCCCTTTCCTGCCCGGTCATTGATCGCCCGCTCTGGTGCCTACTTGATGCCCGCAAACAGGAAGTTTATGCAGCTTGTTATCAGGCCGGGCCACATGGCCTGCCTGAGCAGTGCAGCCCGGTTAAAGCCATTCGCCCGGAACAACTGCTTGAGCGCATTAACGGTCCTGCACTCCTTGCCGGACCTGGGCTGAATGAATATCATGCTCTCTTTGCAGAAAAGGAAGGTCTGCAACTTATTCCGCCTGCCCTGAGCAGCCCGAGTGCGGTACGAATCGGATTCCTGGCTGCCGAACAGTTGCTCCGTGGAGAAATCCAAGATCCGGCAAGCATTGCTCCCCTGTATATCCGGGCCTCGGAGGCTGAGGTGAATCTGCACAAGAAGAACGCTGCGCAGTAAGTTTTTTCGCTCTGCGCAGATAACTCGCCTTTTCCTTTGTCACTATGATTTGAGGAGGTTTTCCCATGGCACAACCGGCAACAATCGTCCCTGCTGTTTTTACCTACAAGGATTATCTCGGCTGGCCCGAGGAGGAACACTGGGAGTTGATTGACGGGGTTCCCTGGAATATGTCGCCTGCACCGGGAACCACGCATCAGCGCATGGTGCGCGAACTTGCTGTTGCTCTTTACGCGGCATTGGCAGACAGCCCCTGTGAACTTTTCCTTTTGCCCTTTGATGTTCGCCTGCCAGAGACGACTGGTGATCAGGCTGAAGACGAAAAAATCCTGACCGTGGTGCAGCCAGACCTAGCTATTGTGTGTGATAAAAAAAACAAGATTGACGCCAAAGGTTGCCTTGGTCCGCCTGATGTGATGATTGAGGTGCTCTCGCCTTCCAGTGCCTATCGGGATGAAACAGACAAACTTCATCTCTATGAAGCACAAGGTGTCCGGGAATACTGGATTGTTAATCCGGATGGCGGATACATAATGGTGTATGCTCTGGTCGGTAAAAAATACAGTAAGCCGGAATATCTTTGGCATGATGACATCTTAATCAGCAAGGTTATTGACGGGATTGCTCTTGAACTCGCACCGCTCTTTACCCGCATACAATCATCGCCGTCATAAGGGCAGCTGACAACTGCCGACGAACACGCTTTTTCTCTTTACTCTCCCATAATAACGATATCCCATGATCCAACGCAAGCAGACCAAAAAAATATGTATTGGTGACACGCCAGTGGGCGGCGATGCCCCGATCACTGTCCAATCTATGACCAACACCGACACCCGCGATGCGGCAGCCACGGTGCGCCAAATCAAAGGATTGGAAGAGGCAGGCTGCGAGATCATTCGGGTGGCAGTGCCGGATATGGAAGCTGCGCAGGCAATTCGGACTATCCGGGAGCAGATAACGATTCCCCTGATTGCGGATATTCATTTTGACTCGCGCCTAGCGGTGGCGGCCTTGGAACACGGAGCACAGGCTATTCGCATCAATCCGGGTAATCTCGGTGGGCCGGAGAAACTGGCTCGGGTGGTGGATGCGGCAAAAAGTCATAAGGCTCCCATTCGGGTGGGTGTTAATTCCGGATCCATTGAAAAAGATCTGCTGGAAAAATACGGCTATCCAACCCCGGAAAACTGCCGCGCCCTGATTGAAAGCGCGTTGAATAATGTGGCAGCCATTGAAAAATTGGGTTTTGATGCGATCAAAATATCCATCAAATCTTCAGATACCCTGACCACGGTGGCTGGATATCGTGAGTTGTCCCGGCGCACGAATTATCCCCTCCATATCGGGGTGACCGAGGCAGGCGGTCTGATTGCCGGGACAGTGAAATCTAGCGTTGCTCTGGGTATTTTGCTTTTTGAGGGCATCGGCGATACCTTCCGCATCTCCCTGACCCGTGATCCCTTGGAAGAAGTCCGGGTGGGCTATGAATTGCTTCGCTCCCTGCGTATCCGGGAACGAGGGCCGGAGCTAATTTCCTGCCCCACCTGCGGGCGCACTCGGATTGATCTTTTTTCCTTGGCTGAAGAGGTGGAGCGCGTTCTTCAGACCATGCAGTCCAATCTGAAGGTTGCGGTCATGGGTTGCGTGGTCAACGGGCCGGGTGAGGCCAAAGAGGCGGATATCGGCATTGCTGGTGGGCATGGTACCGGGATTATTTTTAAGAAAGGGGAAATATTCAAAAAGTTGCCCGAAGCGGAGCTGCTGCCTGCGTTTTTGGAAGAGTTGCGAAAGATGGATGCCAAAGCGAAATGAATAATAACGAAGAGGGGAGCAGCGAAAAGAAAAGTTTTTCTATCCGATTAATCGGCCCGGCGATTATTGCTCTTATTCCGGTAGTCGCTTATCTGCTAGGCATCAGCTTTTATCAAGGCTACTTGAGCACATTTGGTGTTAATTCAGATATTTTTCCTATATCAACCCAATATGTTTACCTCAACGCCTACTATGCTGTTACGCATATTTTGTTCAAATTTCTTTCCAATATCCTTTCTGCTTTTGAGCTTCTTAAACAGATAGATTTTCCTTTTGTATTTATTATTCTGTTAAATATTTTGAGTCTCGCAGCGGGGTTTTGGTGGTTAAAGAAAAAAAATACAACCCGTATAGAAAAGTCTATCACAATAGTCTGCATAGTATTACTTCTTTACCCGTTCTTACTGTTATTGTTACTGGGTACAGCTATATTTTGGTGGTCCCCCTCTCGCATAGCTTCTCTAGCAGGCCAAAAAATCGCCGAAGAAAAAATTGTTAAATTTACAAAAAATGGCTGCACTCCCGACCAAAAAACCGAATTGGTCCAGATAGATAACTGTTCTGTCATTCAAGACAAAGATGGTAATGTCCTGCATGAAGGTTTGCTTATCGCAATAAACGACAAAGACATCGCGATGTTCAAAAAGGATGGAATCTATACTTTTCCCCGTCAAAATGACTGGTTAATCCGAAGAAAACTTCACTAAGCTTATCCTCATGATAACCATAGGCATAGAACACCTTATCGCAGAGCCCCCGCCCTCTTTCGCAGGCAAACGCCTCGCCCTACTCTGCAATCAGGCCTCCACAGACCGCCATTTTCACCACAGTCGCGACCTGATCATGCAGGCCTTTCCCGGTCAGCTGACCTGCCTGTTTTCCGCGCAACACGGTTTTTTCAGTGAAAAGCAGGATAACATGATCGAGTCGGATCATACCACCGATGCAGCCAGCGGCTTACCGCTCTTTTCCCTGTACGGCGAAACAAGAAAACCGACAAGTGCCATGTTTGACCATTTCGACATCCTGCTCATTGATCTTCAGGATGTAGGCACTCGTGTATACACCTTTATCTGGACCGTGGTCTACTGTCTCCAGCGGGCTGCGGAAACCGGAAAGAAGGTGGTGGTGCTGGATCGCCCCAATCCAGTGGGTGGGCATCTTGTTGAGGGCAACCTGCTCAAACCGGCATTTCGCTCCTTTGTCGGTCTGTATGAAATCCCCATGCGGCACGGCCTCACTATGGGTGAGCTGGCCCTGCTCTGCAACCGAGAAATGGGGATCCATGCCGAACTTGAAGTCATCAGGATGCAAGGTTGGCAGCGGGAGATGTTTTTTACAGATACCGGCTTTCCTTGGGTTTTCCCTTCGCCCAATATGCCCAACCCGCTGACAGCCCTTGTCTATCCCGGCCAAGTGATCTGGGAAGGCACCAATATCTCAGAAGGACGGGGCACCACCCTGCCCTTTGAGTTAGTAGGTGCCCCGTTTATTGATCTGATGCAGGTACAGGAAAGCATGTCCAGACTTCATCTGCCGGGCTGTGTGCTCAGGGATCTTGTCTTTGAACCGACCTCGGGAAAATGGGCCGGACAGCCCTGCACGGGCTTTCATCTTCATGTTACAGAACCCCATGCCTTTCGTTCCTACCGCCTGAGCTTGGCCCTTTTTCAGACCTTGTTCCGCCTGTATCCTGAAGAATTCGCCTATAAGCAGCCGCCCTATGAGTATGAGTACGACCTCCTGCCAATGGATCTGATCCTCGGTGACATGGAACTGCGTAAGGCCCTGGAAAAAGAATCGGATATTATAGAGCTGGAGCGTTCCTGGCAGGAAGAATTGGAGGCCTTTGATGTCCTGCGCAAAGCTGTTTTTCTTTACCCTGCCGACTGAATACGCTATACTCCTCCGCATAACCTTTTTTACTCCATTTATAAAAAAACATGAAAACAGTAACCCTTGACGAATTAGCCGCTCTTGTTAACGGAAAAATCATTGGTGATTCTCAGCTTCGAGTAACCAGCCTGAACAGCCTGGATCTGGCAGAATCAGGACAGCTGACGTTTGTTAATTCGATAAAACTGGCAGATAAATTGCTCGGAAGCAGGGCCTCGGCCTGTATTGTTCCGAGGAATTATTCAGAGGCGGACATCTCCTTACTTCAAGTTGAGAATGTTGATCTTGCCTCAGCCCGAATCCATAATTATTTATTAGAGGAAGACTTTCAGGCCACTGGAATTCATGATCGGGCCGTTATCGGTGCGGACTGTTCCATCAGCGAGCAGGTTTCCATTGCCGCCCTGGCTTGTATCGGTGATCGGGTTCAGATCGGCGAGCGAGTGCGGATTGCCCCTGGAGTTGTCATTGGCGACGATGTGCAGATCGGTGATGACTGCGTGCTTCATGCCAATTCCGTGGTCGCTTACGGCTGCACCCTTGGTAACCGGGTCACCCTGCACCACGGAGCTATAATCGGCAGCGACGGTTTCGGTTTTGCCACAGATCCTAAAACAGGCATCCATGTCAGTAAACCCCAAGTGGGCACGGTTCGTCTTGATGATGATGTACAGATCGGAGCAAATTCTTGCGTGGACCGGGCAGCCTTTGGCCTTACCCACGTAAAAAGCGGGGTGCGCATAGATAATCAGGTTATGATAGGGCATAATTGTGTTATCGGTGATAATTCAATCCTGGTCGGCCAGTCGGGCATGGCTGGCAGCTCGACCTTGGGCCGGAATGTTGTGCTGGCAGCACGGGCTGCGGTGGGCGGTCATATCCATCTTGATGACGGAGTTATGGTGGCTGCTCTGTCTGGTGTGCATAATGATCAGAAAAAAGGTGCTGTTGTTGGTGGAGTTCCAGCTGTTGACGTTAAAAAATGGGGTCGGGCTGCTGCTGCCTTTACCCGTCTTCCAGAGATGGTACGAGAAGTGAAGCGACTCCGCAAAGAGCTGGACCGCCTGATAAGCGAGCTGAAATCCTCTGATGAAAAGTAGACCAAGAAAAATAAGTGTCATGCCCTCAAAAACAATGATCTAGTGACTACCATTCTCCTGAACCTCTGATGTTCTCTCATCTCCGAAAAAGATGCAGGATCAATCCGCTCACTATCACAGGGGTTCTTCTTACACTCTTCTTTATCCTTCTCTCACAGTACGACCCTCCCCTCCTCCATGAATTACGTCTGAAATCCTTTGATTTTTTTCTTCAAAATAACCCGGCTCCGCTGTCTGACCCTCGGGTAATTATTGTTGATGTTGATTCAGAAAGTCTGGAAGAGCTCGGGCAATGGCCTTGGCCCCGCAAGCGTATTGCCGAGTTATTGCAAAAAATCACCTCAGCTGGGCCTGCTGTTGTCGGCCTTGATATGATCTTTGCCGAGCCGGACAGCAGTTCCCCCCATCTTCTGGGTGCCTTAGACGATATTAAAAATGCCCCTGCAGCTGTGCGAGAATATCTGCAAAGCCTGCCTGATTACGACCGATCTCTGGCCCAAGCCTTGGAAGAAAGTCCTGCCCCTGTGGTGCTGGGATATGTCTTTACCGGCTCAGCAAAAGATGAAACAAAAGATGAAGCTCAACAGCAGAGAAAGCTCCCCCGGAAAGGGAACTTCCTTTTTTATGGTCAGGAGCCTTTGCCCTTTCTCTATCCCTTTAGCGGGGTGGATTCAAGTTTAGAAATGTTTGAGCGTACCGCCCAAGGCATCGGTTTCTTAAATATTATCCCGGATCAGGATTCCATTATTCGCAACATCCCCTTGGTGGTCAATTATAAAAACAAGGTCTATCCCAGCCTGATCCTGTCTATGTTGCAGGCTGCTACTGGAAAAAAAACCATTGCGCTGAAAACAGACCAAAACGGTATCCGTACTGTTCAGGCAGGGGGGTACCGCATTCCCACAAATATGCATGGAGAGCTGATCATCAATTTCAGCGGCCCAGCCCGCACCCTACCCTATGTTTCAGCACATAAAATTTTATCAGGACAATTTGATGCAGATCTTTTTCAAAATGCCTATGTCCTGATCGGAACCTCTGCCCCTGGTCTTTTTGATCTTCGGGCTGTGCCTACAGACCGAGTTTTTCCCGGCGTTGAGCTCCACGGACATGCCCTGAACACCATTCTGAGTAAGAATTTCCTTCATCGTCCCGAATGGGCCAAAGGAGCTGAACTGCTCTATATCTGCTGCATAAGCCTCCTCTTAATCCTCGTCTTGTCGCGAATGGATGCAGCCAAAGGTGCTTTGCTCGTCCTTCTCCTTTCTCTTGGGGTATCTGCCTTTTCTTTCTGGTGCATGCGTTACTACCATCTTCAAATTGACATGGTTTACCCTTTGATTGCCACGTGGCTGCTGTTTACGGTGCTTACCTTTTATAGCTTTATCACCGGAGAAAAAAAAATACGCCGACTGCGCTCCACTTTTTCTCATTATCTCTCCCCGGAAGTAGTCAAAGAGTTGCTCAAAAAACAGGACGATCTTGTCCTGGACGGCGAAGAACGAGAGCTGAGTATCCTTTTCT includes:
- a CDS encoding formate/nitrite transporter family protein, which translates into the protein MTEKNQENKLVDKIGAPLILTAHTERSAERDQEDSEFIPVIIKRTDEGARHPDDILEKAITEGMEQIQRPFLSLALSSVAAALILSFSVMAVAVMSTLMIDLQQPLLVRVAMALVYPLGFIICIMSGTELFTEHTATAVYPVLEGKAGCRQLLRLWSIVILGNIVGAIVGALLLTGTDQVIQAEKGYILIAHHLVQYGNLALLFSAVLAGWLMALGGWLVLATTPALSQIVCIYMVTFLIGLGGLHHSIAGSVEMFTALFISDQFSLLQGIRFIGLAMLGNLIGGSFFVATLNYGHIRKTQEIS
- a CDS encoding ferredoxin encodes the protein MAEIIIDTYQCSGCETCAEMCPDVFRIDEVTEKAALVSVSPQVTDAVRQVAAFCPEKCIEILE
- the rseP gene encoding RIP metalloprotease RseP, which produces MNSLLSFILVLGVLIFVHELGHFLLAKLFGVRVLKFSLGFGNKLISKKWGDTEYMISAFPLGGYVKMFGEQPDEKIAEEEQAVSFTHKTVWQRFGIVLAGPLFNLFFAVFLFWLMFTFAGLPDFVESGLIGKVSPGSVAEKAGLQDGDLILSIDDQKITTWTQVSDSIRDSGGKEVQIVVQREQKTLTIAATPAMDKVKNLFGEEVGERYLLGISRSEQLEYKKTSFFEAIKYAFLQTWNLIVLTLLGIVKIIQQVVPASELGGPIRIAELAGEQWEAGLMQLLHFTGLLSINLGVLNLLPIPVLDGGHLVFLSIEAVRGKPLSEQAVIWAQKVGIALLGSLMIFVFYNDIARLVRQWLAG
- the tsaB gene encoding tRNA (adenosine(37)-N6)-threonylcarbamoyltransferase complex dimerization subunit type 1 TsaB, producing MLNNPLILSLETATGCGSVALTKGGLNKGKLLAEATAQPEVTHSRRLLGSVDWVMQAAGVSWDELDGIAISLGPGSFTGLRIGMAAAKGIVFAAQKPLIGVQTLDAIALSCPVIDRPLWCLLDARKQEVYAACYQAGPHGLPEQCSPVKAIRPEQLLERINGPALLAGPGLNEYHALFAEKEGLQLIPPALSSPSAVRIGFLAAEQLLRGEIQDPASIAPLYIRASEAEVNLHKKNAAQ
- a CDS encoding Uma2 family endonuclease, producing the protein MAQPATIVPAVFTYKDYLGWPEEEHWELIDGVPWNMSPAPGTTHQRMVRELAVALYAALADSPCELFLLPFDVRLPETTGDQAEDEKILTVVQPDLAIVCDKKNKIDAKGCLGPPDVMIEVLSPSSAYRDETDKLHLYEAQGVREYWIVNPDGGYIMVYALVGKKYSKPEYLWHDDILISKVIDGIALELAPLFTRIQSSPS
- the ispG gene encoding flavodoxin-dependent (E)-4-hydroxy-3-methylbut-2-enyl-diphosphate synthase, whose translation is MIQRKQTKKICIGDTPVGGDAPITVQSMTNTDTRDAAATVRQIKGLEEAGCEIIRVAVPDMEAAQAIRTIREQITIPLIADIHFDSRLAVAALEHGAQAIRINPGNLGGPEKLARVVDAAKSHKAPIRVGVNSGSIEKDLLEKYGYPTPENCRALIESALNNVAAIEKLGFDAIKISIKSSDTLTTVAGYRELSRRTNYPLHIGVTEAGGLIAGTVKSSVALGILLFEGIGDTFRISLTRDPLEEVRVGYELLRSLRIRERGPELISCPTCGRTRIDLFSLAEEVERVLQTMQSNLKVAVMGCVVNGPGEAKEADIGIAGGHGTGIIFKKGEIFKKLPEAELLPAFLEELRKMDAKAK
- a CDS encoding DUF1343 domain-containing protein, with translation MITIGIEHLIAEPPPSFAGKRLALLCNQASTDRHFHHSRDLIMQAFPGQLTCLFSAQHGFFSEKQDNMIESDHTTDAASGLPLFSLYGETRKPTSAMFDHFDILLIDLQDVGTRVYTFIWTVVYCLQRAAETGKKVVVLDRPNPVGGHLVEGNLLKPAFRSFVGLYEIPMRHGLTMGELALLCNREMGIHAELEVIRMQGWQREMFFTDTGFPWVFPSPNMPNPLTALVYPGQVIWEGTNISEGRGTTLPFELVGAPFIDLMQVQESMSRLHLPGCVLRDLVFEPTSGKWAGQPCTGFHLHVTEPHAFRSYRLSLALFQTLFRLYPEEFAYKQPPYEYEYDLLPMDLILGDMELRKALEKESDIIELERSWQEELEAFDVLRKAVFLYPAD
- the lpxD gene encoding UDP-3-O-(3-hydroxymyristoyl)glucosamine N-acyltransferase yields the protein MKTVTLDELAALVNGKIIGDSQLRVTSLNSLDLAESGQLTFVNSIKLADKLLGSRASACIVPRNYSEADISLLQVENVDLASARIHNYLLEEDFQATGIHDRAVIGADCSISEQVSIAALACIGDRVQIGERVRIAPGVVIGDDVQIGDDCVLHANSVVAYGCTLGNRVTLHHGAIIGSDGFGFATDPKTGIHVSKPQVGTVRLDDDVQIGANSCVDRAAFGLTHVKSGVRIDNQVMIGHNCVIGDNSILVGQSGMAGSSTLGRNVVLAARAAVGGHIHLDDGVMVAALSGVHNDQKKGAVVGGVPAVDVKKWGRAAAAFTRLPEMVREVKRLRKELDRLISELKSSDEK
- a CDS encoding adenylate/guanylate cyclase domain-containing protein, producing MFSHLRKRCRINPLTITGVLLTLFFILLSQYDPPLLHELRLKSFDFFLQNNPAPLSDPRVIIVDVDSESLEELGQWPWPRKRIAELLQKITSAGPAVVGLDMIFAEPDSSSPHLLGALDDIKNAPAAVREYLQSLPDYDRSLAQALEESPAPVVLGYVFTGSAKDETKDEAQQQRKLPRKGNFLFYGQEPLPFLYPFSGVDSSLEMFERTAQGIGFLNIIPDQDSIIRNIPLVVNYKNKVYPSLILSMLQAATGKKTIALKTDQNGIRTVQAGGYRIPTNMHGELIINFSGPARTLPYVSAHKILSGQFDADLFQNAYVLIGTSAPGLFDLRAVPTDRVFPGVELHGHALNTILSKNFLHRPEWAKGAELLYICCISLLLILVLSRMDAAKGALLVLLLSLGVSAFSFWCMRYYHLQIDMVYPLIATWLLFTVLTFYSFITGEKKIRRLRSTFSHYLSPEVVKELLKKQDDLVLDGEERELSILFSDIRRFTAMAEMMSPDDLCAFLNEYLTPMTEAIMERRGTVDKFIGDAIMAFWNAPLDTPNHVFNTCECALAMLNNLEELNTSWRQRQLPEIRIGVGIHCGVARVGNMGSQQRFDYTIMGDAVNLASRLEGLTRLYGTDILVSDAVYAILKETDFFFRRIDTVRAVGKTTPVTLYQLAGLRKDQTSETLQEMHAYYAALDLYNAGAFAQADQAFQALKKISPYERLYQVYSERCARMKNNPPKEWSGITDIQMKRSL